CAATGGAAGAAGTGGCCAAATATTGCAAAGAGGCCCACTATAACACCTACGTCATGCAAAAGAGCAATGACTGCGCATATTCCAAATCGGAATCCGTATGCTAATCCCCCAATGGCAAATCGTGCAGAAAGGTATAGGACAATGCCAAGAGAGGCCAATATTATTGCCTTGAAGGCGTTCGCAGTTAATTCGCGGCTAATAGTTGGGCCGACTCGCTCGGTTGCGAGTAGTTCAAATTCGCCAACTCTTTCTTTCAGTCCTTTTTGAAGTGTACGGAATTCTTCCTCGGAGACGTTTTTAGTTCGGATAAAGAATTCCTTTGGATCTTCTTTGGATTTCTGGACCATGCTTCCTCTGAGGCCTAGGTCACTGAGTGCTGCCTCAACAGATGCTCGTTCTACTGGCTGCTTAAACTCAAGTTGCATGAGGCTACCACCGGTGAAGTCAATACCTGGCTTCAGCCCGTGCATGCCGAAGATGAAGAATAATCCCGGCAGAATTACTGCAGCGCTTATGGCATACCAAGTCCACATCCGTCCAACAACATCTACTTGCCGACCTGTCTGTCCTGTCACCCACTGTCTTCTCACACCAAACCATGCAGGATGTTGCGCAAATCCGGTGTTTACGATAAGGTGAAGAATTGTTCGCGTAACTACTATTGCGGTGAACATACTAACAATTACACCGAGGCTAAGGACAATGGCGAATCCTCTGATTGGTCCAGTGCCAAGCCATCCAAGTATTAGACAGGTAATTAGCGTACAGACGTTGGAGTCGAAAATGGAGGTGAATGCTCTTGCAAATCCGGCGTCAATTGCCGCGCGAAGCGTTTTTCCGCTTCGTAACTCTTCTTTCAATCGCTCAAAAATAAGGATATTAGCATCCACGGCCATACCTATTGATATGATGTATGCCGCGATGCCAGGCAGTGTGAGCGTTACAGGTATTATTTTGAACAGTGCAAGAGTGAGGACTGCATATATTCCAAGTGCAATATCTGCAATTACTCCTGGCAATAAATAGTAGCCGAACATAAAGAGAACGACTAGGCCGAGACCTATGATTCCTGCAAGTATGCTTCTATCTACAGAATCTTGACCTAGCGTTGCCTCTACCCTTTGGTGCTGCACTATTTCAAGAGGGACAGGTAATGCGCCAGCATTCAAGAATTCAGCAAGACGTGTGGCTTCCTGAATAGTTCGGAAGCCGCCTTCAATGGTAGCTTTTCCATCAAGAATAGGTACCTTAACGATTGGCGCACTCAAAATCTGGTCGTTCAAGACTATTGCCAAGTACTCGCCTACATTACGCCGCGTAAAATCGGCGAACAACTTCCTGCCTTCTCTATCAAACTCGATGGCTACGTAAACTTCAAATGGAGGCTGAGCCATCTTGTTTGCTTGGGCATTAGGCTTGAGGTTAGCACCAGTGACGATGACTGGGGATTCTGCAAGTACTTTTTCTACTGGTACATTCTTTCCGTCGTGGTCCGTAAAGACATACTTGTCATTTCCCTGATCGTCTTGCTCAATCGTCATTTGGTATTTTCCACGGTGGCGCTTGTCTTGCACCCATCGCAGGTGGCGAAATTCAAGCCTTGCCGTTGACTTAAGTTGTTCTATGGCTTGGTCTACGTTTGGAATGTCGGGAATTTCAACGACCACCTGATCAATACCCTTAGGCTGAATCAGGGGTTCGGATACGCCGAAAGCATCAACGCGGTTGCGAATGACACGCACTATGCCATTTAGGTGCTTATAACTCCATTTTTCACCTTTAGGTAGCTTATCAGTTTCTGCGCGGAGTACGACACGTACTCCACCTGCAAGGTCTAAGCCTTTCTTTAAATGCCAAGGTTTAGTAATTTGCTTGCCGTTTTCCGTTACTGTCACATGTTGCTTTCCAAGAATGAAAGCAGATGCTGCAACCAATACAATAACAAGAGCAAGGATATGTTTATGTCTCAATTTTTCTGTAATCCTCCCTAAGTCACCTTATGGCGCTTTTTGGGGCGCGGGTCTATTAATCATTCGAACCGGGCCATATAACAGGGCAATTATACAGATGTGCCGAGATATTGTCAAATAAAATGATTTTACTTCTTAATTCTTGAAAAATCATAGGTCAATTCCATTAATCACAAGCTTAAACTTACAGCCTAGCACGTCTGCCGCTCTCCGACACATAACCATTCTAAGCACAAAAATTTCGAAGTATTCAGTTACGCTGATTGATGTTGTATCTACCGTTAATTCTAGGCTAATAATTTTGTTTTCTGAATCAACTCGCAAGTATGACTTTTGTACAGCATGGTTTACCCTGTCGTGAATATCGAATGTCTGAGGATTTGGATTTTGCACACGAGAAAAGTGTACATCGGACTTGTCGCCAATGATTACAGCTGCGGTGACTTTGTTTATCGGAAATCCATTATCTTCCTCATGATTGCCAATTGCTCCCATGATAACCGCAATTTCTGCCGGTGGCATTTTGAGGGAATTAAGGATGCTTTCTGCTAGAACTGCTCCCGTTTCTTGGTGATTCTCGCGGTTAATAACATTTCCAATATCGTGGAGATAACCAGCTATTGCGGCTAGTTCTGCTTCGCGTGAGCCATTACCAAGCTGACGAATTATACCTCGTGATACACCTGCAACGATGCCAGCGTGCCGAAAACCATGTTCGGTATAACCTATTGCTGCCATTTGCTCGTTTGCCTTCTCTATATAGGTTCTAACACGCGAGTCACGCTTTACGTCCCGCAGGCAAATTTGCCCCATGTATTAATCACCTTCTGCTGAATAAGTTGCTATGAACTTTCGTCGAAAGTCAAGCACGCGATCATCCTTTATCGCTTCCTGAATTCCTTTTATTATACGTTGGTAAAAGTATAAATTATGATAAGTTGCTAGTCGTGCTGCTAATATCTCGCCTGATTTATATAGATGACGCAGATAAGCCCTTGTATAGTTTCGGCAAGCCCAGCAATCGCACTCAGGGTCAATTGGCAAAAAATCTTGGGCAAACCTAGCATTTTTTATGTTTATTCGTCCATAAGTAGTGTACATTGAGCCGTTTCGTCCTAATCTGGTGGGCAGAACGCAGTCAAACATGTCAATGCCCATTATCACAAAATCAATTATATCTAACGGAGTTCCAACTCCCATTAGATATCTTGGTTTTTCTTCTGGCAAAAGTGGAGCAGTCCACCCTACTATGTCATACATGGCGGCCTTAGGTTCTCCAACAGAGACTCCACCGATGGCATTTCCTGGGAAGTCGAGTGATGAGATAAATTCTGCGCTCCACGACCTAAGGTCGCGATATATGCCACCTTGGACTATGCCGAATAGAGCTTGCCCAGGTGGAGAATTATTCTTGCAGCGAACAGCCCAATCATGAGTTCGCCTGGTTGCTTCTCGAACGTATTCGTATGTGCTAGGATATGGAGGGCATTCGTCGAATGCCATTATGATATCAGCACCGATGGCGCCTTGAATCTCCATTACGTTTTCTGGTGTAAAAAAGTGTTCGGACCCATCAATGTAAGATTTGAAAAGAACTCCTTCTTCTCCAATCCGGCGCAGGTCGCTGAGGCTAAAAACCTGAAAGCCTCCGCTGTCCGTGAGAAGTGTACGATTCCAGCTCATGAAATTGTGCAGACCGCCGGCCCGTCTAATTAGCTCGTGCCCAGGATGAAGATATAAGTGGTATGTGTTCGCCAGGACTATCCCGAAGTCAAGGTCGGCTAATTCCTCCTGGCTCATCGCTTTGACGGTGGCTTGAGTGCCCACGGGCATGAACACAGGAGTTTGGACAGTGCCATGTGGAGTCTGAAGTTTACCCAGTCTGGCTGCTGTTTCAGTGCTTTTATTAATTACGTCAAACCGGAAATCCCCGGAAGCTTTTTTCATTTGAAATCTCAGTATACGTCAGGCTCATAAACGGTGTCAAATCTTTATGTGTTGAGAGTGTATCTTGAAATAGTTCCCCATAGAATCAGGTATCTCATGCAGGCGAATGAGCAATTCAAGCATGGAACAATCCAAATGCGAGGCAATTAATTTGCGATCCTCCCCACCAGCGGATGGGAATGGGGCCGGGGGTTGTTTCCTCCTCCGCGCCGGATAAGCGCCGTTCCATTCGGCTCCCGGTCCCACCCTACCGTTATTATTATGTTCGGCATCTGTTGTTTATTCACAAACTTTGAACAAGGCCACGTAAATCCCAATCTAGAATAACAAAATGCTGTCATGATTTAAAGGCGTTTCGAGTAGCCATATTAATGCCCAGAATTTATACTAGTTTTTTGTTAGATGCTTGACAATTCTTTGGTGGCATGATATCTTATATTTGAAATAACTAAATGAGCAGGTGAGCAATTCGTTGTAACCTGACGTCTTCATCCATAGAAGTACATTGTACTCACCGGTTAATTAATACCTGCACTTGTTATTTGTCAACCTCCCTTATCAGAAAGCCGCCGGATTTACTCGGCGGTTTCTTTATTCTGAACGCATATTACCCTATTTGCACATTAGAATGTTTGAAACTTTGATTTTTAAGGGTAGTATTATGAAAAGTTGCTTGGTTATATGGCGTTAATGAAGCGCAGAGGGGTGGGATTGATGGCTTCTTCCAAGCGTGGCTTTGCCTCGATGGATCCAGAGAAACAAAGGGAAATTGCTAGCAAAGGTGGCAAGGCTGCACATGCGAAGGGCACTGCCCATGAATGGACCAGCCATGAAGCTAGGCAAGCTGGACGCAAGGGTGGACTTATGAGCCATGGTGGCGGGCGTAAGAGTAGCAAATAGTCCGCAAATATTTACATCATAGTTGATGCCACGAGCCCACCGATAAGGAAGGAAGCAACGAATGTTCCAAGCCAGATTGCCACCGCCTCGCCCCATCCTCGCTCCTTAAAGAGAATCATCATTGAGGCAACGCAGGGAACAAATAGAGTCATCACGATAAGCGATACCAAGGTTTGATTATTAGTGAGGGGCATTGATGCAAACCCAGCAGCTCCAAGGTCACGCCTAATCATTCCCATAACTATGGCATTTGCCGCCTCTTTTGGTAGCCCCAACCAGGCAACTGTTAATGGTTCGAGTAGGCGTTGCCATATTTTAAGCAATTTCGTTGCTTCCAATACTCCGACAAGACCCGAACCAATTAGAAACCAAGGGTATGCTTCCAGCAAAAAATGAACTATGCGAATCCATGTTTTTCTTATTAAGTTTTCAATCTTTGGAAGTCTCACTGGTGGAAGGTCTATGATAAGTGGCGACGATTTTCCAGGTAAAAAGTGGTTGAGGATTGTCCCTACTGCAACAAAGCATGCGCCAATTACCATAATGTACACTAGCGTGTGAATTAATCCAATCCTAGCGGCTAGCATAGCTATAACGCCAAGCTGAGCTGAACAAGGAATTGTGAAATTTAGGATTGAGGTTGCAATTGTTTTTTCACGCGTTGTTCCAAGAAGTCGGGTGGTAATCGTTGCCATTGTAATGCAACCAAATCCCAGGATAATTGGAATTATTGCGCGGCCATTTAGTCCAATCCAATTGAGCAATCGGTCAGTTAGCGCCGCCAATCTTGGTAAGTATCCGGTGTCTTCAAGGAATGATAGAACGATATAAAACCCAGCGACCAATGGCAGAAGTAGACCAACCAAATAGGTTATACCTGTTGTCAATATTCCAAAACGTCCAACAAGAATAATCCACGCTGGTGAATTAGCAGGTAAAACATAGCTAATAATCTTTCTGATGGCAGGTTCCCAATATCCCTGCATTACAGTTTTCTCTGTAAATCCGACGAGCTTTTGTGCAATTAGGACACCTATTAACTGGTAAACAAGAAATAAAACAATCATTAAAATTGGAATACCCGTTAAGGGGTTCAGCATTAATCTGCCAAGAACATGGGTAAATCTACGGCTGGGTCCGGTTTCACTAACCACCTGGTCGGCGATATCATTTGCACGAGCCCGTCTCCGAAGGTAAACATCTTCTCGGAGTGAACCTGGTGATAAGCCATGGCGGCTGGATATTACCTCGTCGCCCTCTAATATTAACACCGCTTCTCGCTGAGAACAGTTTAGTTTTCCAGCATGCTTCTGTACAAAAGGATCAGATTTTCCGACACACGCCTTATCTATAGATAGGCGAATTTTGTCGAGCCCTACATGTCTAGTTGCAATTGTCGGAATTACGGGAACGCCAAGGAGTTTAGACATTTTTTCTGTATCAATTTTTATGCCTTGTTCCTTTACCTCATCCATAAAGTTCAAGGCAACAATCATTGGGATGCCCATATCAGCAAGCTGCAGAGTGAGGAATAGGTCTCTTTCTAGATGAAGGGCATTGACGATGTTTATAACGATGTCAGCCTGAAGGATAATATCACGCGCAGTTCGCTCTTCATCATTCCATGAGGAGACGCTATAAATACCAGGAGTGTCAATAATAAGGTTGTTTCCAGAGCGGCCAGTATAGATTTCGATTGTAGTGCCTGGGTAATTTGAGACTTCAGCATACACGCCTGTGAGATAAGCAAAGAAAACCGATTTTCCTACATTTGGATTGCCGACAAGAGCAATTTTTCGCGTTGTGGCTTCTATTCGAGCCCAAGGTGGCATTCTTTGCCGATGTCGCGGTTTTCTCACTACCTCACCTCTATTTGTCGAGCAAGGTCTCTGCCAATTGCAATTTCTTGACGTCTCGACTTCAAAACTACCGGTCCAAACGGGATTTTTTCAATGCATACTACGCGGCTTCCCTCGGCAATCCCCAGCCTAATGAGTTGTGAACGTACGGCATTGGGAACCGAGATAATCTGTACTTCCGAACCAGTTGTTGCTTGATCAAGGGTCATATTTAATTCCTTTACGAATTCGCGCATTCAGAACATAGGCCCATAATTCGAAGTTCATGAGTATGCGCTTTGAACGAATATTGCTCACAAATTTTCTGCTGAAGCTCTTCTATCGTGTTGTCATTAAACTCGAAAGTTCGCCCACAAGCTGTGCAAATCAAATGGTCATGATGACCATGGCCAAGAACGTGCTCGTAATGCCCATGTCTTTCGCCAAAATCGACCTCCCTAAGTAAACCGCTATTGACGAGAAGAGGAAGTGTGCGATATACACTTGCACGTGAGACGCGTTTTCCACGTTTTCGAAGACCAGAAACAATATCATCTGCTTCAAAATGCTGATGGTTTCTGAAAACTTCTTCGAGGATTAGCTTGCGTTCGCGGGTTGTCTTCATTCCCTCTTCTCTTAGGAAATGTCTGAATTTTGCTTCTTCGTCGGTCATTTTTATCTCCAAATTGCAATTGAGACTCAGTCTCAATTGCAATTTTACCATTATTTTTCATGGTTCGTCAATATTTATTTTGCTAAGCCGTTTTATTATTACAATTTAAAGCAAAATTAACGGTTTCTTACCCCATTTTTAATCCACCGCTGCTAATCTATTTTACTGGAAAAAAGGGGCGAGTAACGCAAGTTTGTAAGGCTGGTCGCTTGTGGAGCGGTCTTTCATTGCGAAACTCACTTCATGTGTGATAAAATTTTGAACGACCATATTCGGAGGCATGGGGAACAAAAATTAGAGATGCAATTGTAGACAAATCCCTTGCGTGCTTATTGTTTTTGAAACGTAGAAAGGAAAGATCGCAATGAAGTCTCTTGATGAGCTACATAGAATTCGAGAAAAGGCCCAGCAAGATTTAAGAATTCGAGATAGCAAGCAGAGAGCAAAAGTTATAGTTGCTATGGGGACTTGCGGCATTGCAGCTGGCGCGAAAAGCGTATTAAATGCAATTTTGGACGAACTAGACAAGCGCGGAATCAAAGATGTATTGGTTGTCCAGGCTGGTTGCAAAGGCTTATGTTCGCAGGAACCATTAGTTGATGTTTTTAGAGCCGGCGAGCCGGGAGTTACTTATGGCTACGTAACTCCTGAAAGAGCGCGAACGATTGTTAGTCAGCACCTCGTAAATGGTAACATCGTCGGTGAATGGGTAGTCACAACGACCGAAGCCTAGCAGTTGCTGGGGAAACATTCCTATGGAGGTGTTAATTTGAAATCTACGCAAAAGTCTGCAGAGCGCTTTTCCCACGTAAACCTTGAAGATGTGAAGAGCATCGTCGCAAAGCACGATGCATTTAGAGGCAATCTACTGCCAATACTTCACGAAGTCCAGGCAAAATATGGCTATTTGCCAGAAAGTGCATTAGAAATAATTGCCGATGAACTTTGCATTCCTGTAAGCGAGGTATATGGTACGGCGACATTCTATACGTTGTTTTCCATAGTACCTAAAGGCACGCATGTAATCAGGGTATGCAATAGCGCTCCGTGCCATATTGGAGGGTCAAAAGCCATACTTTCGGCAATCAAGGATGAGCTTGATATTGAACCAGGAGAGGTGACAGAGGATGGTCATTTTTCCCTCGAACTAACAAGCTGTCTCGGTGTCTGTGGTGTTGGCCCAGTTATTATGATTGATGATGATGTTTACGGCAACCTGACACCTGAGAAGATACCGGAGATCCTTGCAAGATACAGGCAGGAGGAAAGCTAAATGCCATTCTACAGATCGCATATTTTAATTTGCAATGCTACTCCATGTGTACTTAAAGGAAGTAGAGCAGTTGAGGCTGCTCTCAAAGAGGAAATACGCTTAAACGGATTGGAAGACGAAATCCGCGTTGTAGAAACAGGTTGCCTCGGCATATCTGAGTGCGGACCAGTAATAGTCATCTATCCTGAGGGCACAATCTATTGCAATTTGACTCCTCAGGATGCAGGGGAAATAGTTAGGGAGCACCTTCTGAACGGCCGAATTGTTAAGAGATTGCTTTATCGCGCTCCAGAGTTGGTTAAGAAAGCCTTTAAAGCACCAGAGATACCCTTTGTAGCACGTCAGCAAAGGATAGTTCTTCGAAATGCTGGCGTTATAAACCCTGAATCAATTGAGGAATATATCGCAAATAATGGCTATGAGGCACTAGGCAAGGCGCTCACCTCAATGTCGCCCGAAAATGTCATAGAAGAAGTAAAGAAATCAAATCTTAGAGGCCGTGGGGGCGCGGCGTTTCCCACAGGAATCAAGTGGGAGGCAACGAGGAATGCAACCGGTCAGCCGAAGACCGTAATCTGCAATGCAGATGAGGGCGAGCCCGGAAACTTCAAAGACCGGCTAATAATGGAAGGCGACCCTCATAGCATAATTGAAGCGATGATAATTGCTGGATATGCTGTTGGTGCTAACAAAGGCTATATTTATGTGAGAGGCGAGTACAAGCAATCTATTGAAAAATTGAACAAGGCTATTGAAGATGCGAAACAAATGAACCTTCTTGGCGAAAACATCTTAAATAGCGGTTTCAATTTCGATATCGAAGTTTTCAAGGGTGCCGGCGCTTATGTTTGTGGAGAGGAAACAGCGCTCATTGAGTCGCTCGAAGGGCGGAGAGGTGAATCAATGGTAAAGCCACCTTATCCGCCGACCCAAGGACTTTGGGGAGCGCCTACGGTTATAAATAACGTTGAGACATTAGCCAATATACCTCAAATTATCTTAAATGGTGCCGATTGGTTTAACAGTATTGGCACGGAAAGAAGCAAAGGTACAAAGATATTCGCGCCGTGTGGCGATGTTCTCCAGCCTGGCGTCATCGAAGTTCCGTTTGGAACTACTATGCGAGAAATTCTTTACGAGATGGCTGGTGGAACTAAGTCTGGCAAGGACATCAAGGCTGTTTTAATTGGTGGGCCGTCAGGCATTTGTGTTGGTAAAGAGAGTCTCGACAGGCGTTTTGCATATGAAGATCTTCCTCCGGGTGCGGGCGCTCTTATTGTAATAGATGAAGACAAGTGCATTGTTGACCTTGTACACAACTGCCTAGAGTTTTTCGTTCATGAATCGTGTGGGCAGTGCATACCATGCCGCGAAGGCACGAAGCGAATGCTTGAAATTGCGAGCAATTGGATTAATGGTGAGGGAAAGCCTGGGGATGTAGAACTAATGCAAGAGCTTGCGAATAACCTAGCTGTTTCATCTAGGTGTGGGCTTGGCCAGTTCGCGGGAACGGCATTCGCAACTAGCTATAAATTGTTTAGCGATGAGTATCTTGCCCATGTAGCTGACCGAGAATGTCCAACCGGCGTATGCACAATGGGCAACGGAAAGGATGGAAAAGATGGGTAAGAAAATAAACATGACAATCAATGGCCAAAAGGTTGTGGCTGAAGAAGGAATGACTATTCTTCAAGCGGCGCAACAAGCGGGTATCTATATTCCTACTCTTTGCTATCATCCAGATTTAAGCGTAGAAGGTGTATGTAGAATCTGCGTTGTGGAAATAGAAGGCCAAAGGTTATTGTGCCCGTCGTGTGCATATCCAGTATCCGATGGTTTGAATGTCAACACACACTCTCCAAAAGTTCGAGAAGCGCGGCGCATGATAGTAGAACTTTTGCTAGCGAACCATCCGCAGGAATGCCTTACTTGTTCGGCAAACCAGAAATGTGAACTCCAGAAGTTTGCGAAAGAACTAGGAATTCAGGAGGTTCGTTTCCAAGGCGAGCGCCATAACCACAAAAAAGACGAATCAAATCCTTCGATAATTAGGAATCCTGAAAAGTGCATTCTCTGCAAGAGATGTGTTCGGGTATGCCATGAAATCCAAACTGTTGGCGCCCTTTTTGCCCACAACCGCGGCTGGCATACTGAAATTGGTCCTCCTTTCAATAAAGAACTAGCAGAGGTCGTTTGTGTTTATTGTGGTCAGTGCATTGACCGATGTCCAACCGGTGCACTGAAGGCCAAGGATCCGGCCCATGAAATTTGGCAAGCCATTGATGATCCTAATAAGTTTGTGATTGTGCAGGTTGCGCCGGCTGTTCGGGCAACAATTGGTGAAGAGTTCGGCATGCCGCCTGGTAGCTTGGTCACTGGCAAAATGGTAACAGCACTGCGCATGCTTGGATACGACAAGGTATTTGATACGGACTTTGCAGCTGACCTAACAATAATGGAGGAAGGCCATGAATTAATCCAGCGGTTGAAGAAAGGCGGAACTCTGCCAATGATTACCTCTTGTAGCCCAGGCTGGATTAAGTTCATTGAACATTTCTATCCCGATCAGCTACCACATCTTTCAACATGCAAATCGCCCCAGCAAATGTTTGGTGCGATAGCAAAGACATATTATGCACAAAAGATAGGCATCGATCCTGCAAAAATGGTTGTGGTTTCAATAATGCCTTGTACTGCAAAGAAATTTGAGGCTGAAAGGCCCGAGATGCATGCGAGTGGGTATAAAGACGTTGACTATGTGCTGACAACTCGTGAAGCAGCTGGAATGATCAAGGAGGCAGGTATAGATCTTCCAAACTTGCCTGATAGTGAGTTTGACGCACCTTTGGGTATATCTACTGGCGCCGGAGTAATTTTTGGAGCAACAGGAGGTGTTATGGAGGCGGCGCTGAGAACTGCATATGAAGTCATCACCGGCAAACCGTTGGAAAATATTGAAATTACGGCCGTTCGCGGAATGGAAGGTGTGCGAGAGGCAACGGTTGATATAGATGGGGTTAAAGTCAAGGCTGCAGTAGCGCACGGCCTAGGGAATGCTAGAAAGCTACTTGAACAAATAAAAGAGGGCAAATCGGACCATCAGTTCATAGAAATAATGGCGTGTCCTGGTGGTTGCCTTGGCGGTGGCGGTCAGCCATTCCCGACATCGCCTGAGATACGGAAAGCTCGGGCAGAGGCAATTTATCTTGCAGACCGCTTAATGCCGATTAGGAAATCTCATGAGAACCCGGCAATTATCGAGCTATACGAGACATTCCTTAAAGAGCCCTTAGGTGAAATGTCGCACAAGCTTCTGCATACTCACTATACTCGAAGGGACAAAAAGTTAGCACCTAAGAGTAAAGAATCTAAGCAGCAGTTAACTCATTCAACATAGCAAAGCGTTTTTTCTGCAGAAGAGGTCAAATTAAATAACTCAAAATGAGCAAAGCCTTGGCAGTGATGTTTGATGGGCGCTTTGGTGATAAGCTGAGGCTTTGCTCACCAAAGAATTCATATTTTAATAAGCTAGA
This window of the Armatimonadota bacterium genome carries:
- a CDS encoding [FeFe] hydrogenase, group A, whose translation is MGKKINMTINGQKVVAEEGMTILQAAQQAGIYIPTLCYHPDLSVEGVCRICVVEIEGQRLLCPSCAYPVSDGLNVNTHSPKVREARRMIVELLLANHPQECLTCSANQKCELQKFAKELGIQEVRFQGERHNHKKDESNPSIIRNPEKCILCKRCVRVCHEIQTVGALFAHNRGWHTEIGPPFNKELAEVVCVYCGQCIDRCPTGALKAKDPAHEIWQAIDDPNKFVIVQVAPAVRATIGEEFGMPPGSLVTGKMVTALRMLGYDKVFDTDFAADLTIMEEGHELIQRLKKGGTLPMITSCSPGWIKFIEHFYPDQLPHLSTCKSPQQMFGAIAKTYYAQKIGIDPAKMVVVSIMPCTAKKFEAERPEMHASGYKDVDYVLTTREAAGMIKEAGIDLPNLPDSEFDAPLGISTGAGVIFGATGGVMEAALRTAYEVITGKPLENIEITAVRGMEGVREATVDIDGVKVKAAVAHGLGNARKLLEQIKEGKSDHQFIEIMACPGGCLGGGGQPFPTSPEIRKARAEAIYLADRLMPIRKSHENPAIIELYETFLKEPLGEMSHKLLHTHYTRRDKKLAPKSKESKQQLTHST